Genomic segment of SAR324 cluster bacterium:
AAAAAGGAATTATATTTGTATCTGCCCACTATGGTAATTGGGAATTAGGACCGATAATAATTAAAAAACTTAACCTAGAGCCACTATCTTTATACAGAAAATCTAATAATAGATTTATAGAAATAAATCACATCTCTAAAATCAATCACGCCTCTCCTGATGGCATCAAAATGAGCGGTGAAGCTGAATTGACTGATTAAATCTGCAATCCAAACAGGAAATAGATTATTTAATGAGTCAGTAAAAACACCCCAACCCAAAAGGACTAAAATTAGACAGATGACAACACTGAGAATAAAGCTGATCACCTGATTCTTCGTGAGAGCTGAAGTGAATATTGATATTGCTAGATAAGCTCCTGCCATTAGAAAACTCCCCAAATATCCTGTAAAAATTGGTCCGTAATCAGGTTGTCCTAGATAATTTACTGTAATGATCATTGGAAAAGTTAGCAGGAGGCCTAGGCCAATAAAAATCCAACCAGCCAGAAATTTTCCTAGCACAGCTGTGAAAGGATGTATTGGAAAAGTCAGCAACAATTCGGCTGTTCCTGAACGACGTTCTTCAGCCCAGAGCCTCATACCGACTGCAGGAATTAGGAAGAGATATAGCCAAGGATGAAACAAGAAGAAAATTTCAAGGCTGGCTTGTTGTGATTCGTAAAAACCTCCCAAGAAAAATGTGCAACTGGTGGATGCCATCAAAAATACTATGATAAAGATATAAGCAACTGGTGACCGAAAGTATGCATAAAGTTCGCGTTCGAAAATGGGGACTATTCCGTTCATACTGCCTCCATTGCAGTCATTTGGCGGAATACCTCGTCTAAACGACCTTTTTCCACATACATCTCTGCAATTTTGACGTTGTTCTGATCGAGACGTTCCTTGACTTCTTCCAAAATGGGTTTTCCTTGCTTTGCCAAAATAACGAATCCCAGGGTTTGGTGGTTGGAACCATGGATCTCAACTTTGTCAACAGAGGGAATACCGAAGAGAATTTGTTGAATATCCTGATTGGATTGTGCACTAATTTTTAAGTTAATTGCGTTGTGGTAGATGGACTTCGAAAGAAGTTCTTCTGGAGTTCCATCACCAACAATTTTGCCTTCCGAGATGATGATTGCTCTGGAGCAAATTGCCTCAACCTCCTCTAGAATATGGGTAGAAACTAAAATTGTCCGATCTTCCTTCAATTGGTTGATCAGTTTTCGAACCTCATGTTTTTGGTTCGGGTCGAGGCCATCTGTGGGTTCATCTAATAGTAAGACGGGTGGGTCATGAAGCAGGGACTGAGCAAGACAGGTACGCTGGCGGTAACCTTTTGAAAGAGTCTCAATAAGTTGATTTCTTACAGTCTTCAATGAGGTTTCTTCCAGAACTTTTTCAATTTGGAAATCTAACCTTTTCCCTTTAAGTCCCCTAACTTTGCCAGCGAATCTCAGAAACTCTTCTACCTGCATTTCACTGTAGGAAGGTGCACTCTCTGGAAGGTAGCCAATTTCCGCCCTTGCTTTGATTGATTGTTTGGTGACACTGAGGCCACAAATCAAAGCATCCCCACTGCTTGGCTGTAGATAGCCAGTTAACATTTTCATGGTCGTAGATTTACCTGCGCCGTTTGGACCCAAGAAGCCAAGTACCTCGCCCTTTCGAACTTGAAAAGAAACTTTATTGACAGCTTGAAATTTTCCAAAATTTCTTGATATTTCAATAACTTCAATCATTATTTTAACTATTTTATGATGTGGTGTTCTTTCAAGAAAGAATCATTACCAGATGTAATTTGAAATCTTAAAAATCACATCAGTTTCTTCAAATGAATCATTGAATTTTTACCAATCCTAATAAATGATTTTCGGTAATTTGCTAATTTTGCAAGATGAATTGAAAGAAAGATTGTGAAGTGATTGATCCCAAAAACTTAGTAAATCCACATTTGGCCGGAGATAGCTTTTTTGAAAAGAGAAGTAGTCGAGGTATTCTCCTCCTTCACGGTCTTACTGCAACAACTAACTCTGTTCGCCCGATAGCCAGTCCACTTGGTGAACTCGATTGGACTATTTCCGCACCATTACTTCCGGGTCACGGAGAAAGTCTTGAAAAATTAGACACAACCACTTGGCGAGATTGGGCCGAACGGGCAGAACAATGCTGGCAACAATTGAATGATCATTGCTATGAAACCTTCGTGGCTGGTGAATCCGCTGGAGGTCTGCTTGCGCTTTGGCTGGCATGTTTACAGACCATTCGTCCAAAAAAGATGGTTCTTGTTGCGCCAGCACTTCAGTTAAATCTCCCAAATTGGAAAAGGCATTTGATCTGGCTGCTTGCATTCTTTAAAAGTACCTTTCCCAAAGAAAAAAATAGAAGTGATCTAGAGTGGCAGGGCTACTCAGAGCACTCCTTGAAAGCCGTGTTGCAATTGATTGGTCTTCAGGATCTAGTTTTGGAAATTCTCCCACAATTGGAGCAAAAAATTCTTGTTGTAGAAGGTGGACAGGATGATGTGATCGGTCCTGGAGTAAGTAGTCTTTTGCAAAAGCAGTCGAAAAGATCTGAAGTGAAATCTATATTCGTTGAGAAAGCAGGCCACCACCCTATGTTGGAACAAACTTCTCAAGACTATGTTTTATCAGAGATAGTGAATTTTCTTCAAAAGAGTTGACTAGATTTGCAGCATGACGACATGAATAAAATAGCTCAGAATCAACCAAAGACTCTATATCTACTGAGGCATGCTAAATCTGCTTGGGACAATTCAAAACTTTCTGATTTTGATAGGCCACTGAATAAAAGAGGCAAAGAGAATCTCTTTGGTCTGGCGAATGTCGCAGCGATGCTGAACTCTCCACCGGAGTTGATAGTAACTTCACCCTCAAGGAGAACGCTTGATACTTCAACTGGTTTTTGTCGGGGAATGTCTACACCCTTCACAATTGAAAAAGAAAAGGAGCTTTATCACGCCTCTAAAGAAGACATACTTTGTAGAATTCAGAAAGTTCCAGAAAAGATCCAATCACTTCTGATCGTTGGTCATAATCCAGGTTTAGAAGAATTTATCTCTTGGATTCTGTTAGGATCCATAGTTTCAATTCCTCTGAAGATGACCACGGGTTCGTTTGTTCAGATGAACTTGAATGTCTCTTTATGGTCTGAAATGGCTCCTCAGAAAGCAACCCTACAACTCATGATCCCAGGCAGATTCAACTCAAAATTATCAATATAATTTTTTAATAGCCACACTTTGGACCATATGCAGCAGAGTAGACTTATTTTAATTTTCTTGTTAGATTAAATGTAATTTTTCCACATAAATTTTAATGGTTTAATTGGTCCTCACATGACAAAGCTCCCTAGTTTTCGGGACCTGTCGTGGCAGGATTTGGAATCAGCTTCATCGACGTTTCTTGTCAACCGTATTCGCAGAGAATTAGGGTTGTCAAAGGTAGTTGCAGAGCTTCTGACAATTCGCCAACTAGAAAAGTTGGAGGAAATTGAAGCTTTTTTGTATCCCTGCTTTGAGCATTGTTCGGATCCTTTCTTGATGGCTGATATGGAGACAGCTGTCGAGAGAATTTTGAAGGCTCTTAGCCATGGGGAATCTTTGGTTGTCTACGGAGATTATGACGTTGATGGTACCGCTGGTGCGGTAATTCTATATCGATATCTCAAAAGAATCGGTCTTAGGGCGCATTATTTCATCCCCGAGCGCTTGAAAGACGGCTACGGACTGACTGAGACAACCTTGGTTGAGCTCAAAAGCCGAAAAACGGACCTCATTCTAACCGTTGATAACGGAGCAACTGCTGTAGAAGAAGCTCTGATAATTCGTGAACTTGGCATGGAATTGCTGATCACGGATCATCATCTTCTAGGTGAAGAGATTCCAAACGCTACGGCAATGATCAACCCTCATCAACCCAACTGTAAGTATCCTTTCAAGGGTTTGTGTGGTACTGGTGTGGCTTATAAGCTTTTACAAGCCTTGGATCAAACCTTGACAGAGAAGGGTTATTGGCAGGGGACAAGCTACATTAGGCCGAATTTAATGAGGGATTTGGATTTGGTATGCCTTGCAACGATAGCTGATAGAGTACCTCTGACAGGCGAAAATCGATTCTTTGTTCAGGCTGGTTTGGAAGTGCTGAACGATCACCCCCGGCCCGGACTTCAGGCGTTGATGAGAGCAAGTAATCAGCGAGGTAGAATAACTCCCACCACAATCAGCTTTAAAATAGCTCCTAAAATAAATGCAGTGGGGCGACTCAGTGACCCACGTATCGGTGCCCGCCTCCTACTTTCGCACTCCTTGAACGAAGCCAGGCCCTATGCTGATAAATTGCTTCAGTTGAACAGCGAACGTCAAACAATCGAGAGAGAAATTTTTCATAGTGCTTTGAGACAGGCTTCTGAACAGAAGCACCTCAACGCGATCATTTTGTTTGATGAGAACTGGCATCCGGGTGTGATGGGGAATATTGCGACTAAGATTTCCCGCCAATTTCAAAAAACCACATTAGCTCTGACTCGAAACCAAGGAGAGCTTCTTGGTGGTAGTGCACGAAGTTTAGACGGGTTTGACGTGCGCTCAGTACTTGAAAACTGTTCTGATGTTTTAGAAAGGTTTGGTGGTCATCAGGCTGCAGCTGGTCTGAGCTTGATGGCGAAAAACATGGAAGCTTTTTGTGAACAATTTCAATATTTAATGGGAGGAAAAGAATTAGAGAAACAAATTGGTGAGAATTTTTTAGAAATAGAAACTTGGATAAATGAAGAAGACCTGACTCCCCAGTTAGCTAGCGATTTAGTAAGACTGGCACCTTTTGGTACCAATAATCCCGAACCAGTGATTGGAATCAGGCAGGCTAAACCTCATTCCATTTCATTGTTTGGAAATAACCACCTAAAATTTAATCTCATAAATGATGATCAACAATATGAGGTAGTCGCCTGGGATAGTTCAGATTGGTACCCCCATTTAGGAGGGAATTTTGATATGGTGGTAAGCCCTCAAATTATCAGCAGGTTCAACCAAAATGCTCTTCAATTCAGAGTACTTGATTTAAGGCCAGTACCGTGAACTGGTTACTACAAACAGGAATGTGGGGTTGTGTATTTGGTTATCTTTTCAGTTGGGGAGTTAGACTCTCTCAATCACTAAATCACAACTCTAAGCTTTTGAGGTGGAGTCAGAGAATCTTCTATGTTTTTTGGTTACTACATGCCGGCACCTTGATAATCAGATTATGGTGGTGGGAAGCTTTCTGGCCAACCATGTTCATCAGTGATGTACTGAGTTTTGTAGCATGGCTTAGCATAGGTGGGCTGATTTGGTTTCATGCGCCAATATCTAAGCTCATACAAGTAGAGATTCTACCAATATTTGCGGTTCTTATTCTTATCCTTTCAATCAGTATTGCACAGGGTGGCATTCCGGCACTTGCCTTGAGCAATCAAGAGCCCTGGATTTATCAAACTGCGCTTTTGACCCACATTATTAGTACTATTGGTGGATACACATTTTTCAGCTTGGCTTGCCTTGCAAGCAGCCTGTTTGTTTACCAAAATTATCGACTTAAGACTAAATTGGAGGGAGTCCTTCGACTAAGGATGCCAGCCTTAGGCACATTAGAAAAAACAAGCTATGTTGCAATAAAATGGGGATTCCTACTGTTGAGCATAGGAGTAGTCTTGGGGGTGATGCTCAGCAAAAGTATTTTGATTGGTGAAACATCTTGGCGGCTACTTCTCTCAGTAGGGGTTTGGTTTGTTTATGCAATGTTTCTCCTTGACTATCATCTACAAAGTATTCGCAGTAGATTGAGTCCGTATTGGCCAATCATCGGTTTTGCACTCATCCTTACTGCGGTATTAGTCGAAGCCTATCATCTAAGTCGTCCAGGAATTCTACAAAATTAAAAAATATGTCGGATTCCTCTTCGTTATTGTTTGAAT
This window contains:
- a CDS encoding ABC transporter permease, which produces MNGIVPIFERELYAYFRSPVAYIFIIVFLMASTSCTFFLGGFYESQQASLEIFFLFHPWLYLFLIPAVGMRLWAEERRSGTAELLLTFPIHPFTAVLGKFLAGWIFIGLGLLLTFPMIITVNYLGQPDYGPIFTGYLGSFLMAGAYLAISIFTSALTKNQVISFILSVVICLILVLLGWGVFTDSLNNLFPVWIADLISQFSFTAHFDAIRRGVIDFRDVIYFYKSIIRFSV
- a CDS encoding ABC transporter ATP-binding protein, which encodes MIEVIEISRNFGKFQAVNKVSFQVRKGEVLGFLGPNGAGKSTTMKMLTGYLQPSSGDALICGLSVTKQSIKARAEIGYLPESAPSYSEMQVEEFLRFAGKVRGLKGKRLDFQIEKVLEETSLKTVRNQLIETLSKGYRQRTCLAQSLLHDPPVLLLDEPTDGLDPNQKHEVRKLINQLKEDRTILVSTHILEEVEAICSRAIIISEGKIVGDGTPEELLSKSIYHNAINLKISAQSNQDIQQILFGIPSVDKVEIHGSNHQTLGFVILAKQGKPILEEVKERLDQNNVKIAEMYVEKGRLDEVFRQMTAMEAV
- a CDS encoding alpha/beta fold hydrolase; translated protein: MIDPKNLVNPHLAGDSFFEKRSSRGILLLHGLTATTNSVRPIASPLGELDWTISAPLLPGHGESLEKLDTTTWRDWAERAEQCWQQLNDHCYETFVAGESAGGLLALWLACLQTIRPKKMVLVAPALQLNLPNWKRHLIWLLAFFKSTFPKEKNRSDLEWQGYSEHSLKAVLQLIGLQDLVLEILPQLEQKILVVEGGQDDVIGPGVSSLLQKQSKRSEVKSIFVEKAGHHPMLEQTSQDYVLSEIVNFLQKS
- a CDS encoding histidine phosphatase family protein, whose protein sequence is MNKIAQNQPKTLYLLRHAKSAWDNSKLSDFDRPLNKRGKENLFGLANVAAMLNSPPELIVTSPSRRTLDTSTGFCRGMSTPFTIEKEKELYHASKEDILCRIQKVPEKIQSLLIVGHNPGLEEFISWILLGSIVSIPLKMTTGSFVQMNLNVSLWSEMAPQKATLQLMIPGRFNSKLSI
- the recJ gene encoding single-stranded-DNA-specific exonuclease RecJ, whose protein sequence is MTKLPSFRDLSWQDLESASSTFLVNRIRRELGLSKVVAELLTIRQLEKLEEIEAFLYPCFEHCSDPFLMADMETAVERILKALSHGESLVVYGDYDVDGTAGAVILYRYLKRIGLRAHYFIPERLKDGYGLTETTLVELKSRKTDLILTVDNGATAVEEALIIRELGMELLITDHHLLGEEIPNATAMINPHQPNCKYPFKGLCGTGVAYKLLQALDQTLTEKGYWQGTSYIRPNLMRDLDLVCLATIADRVPLTGENRFFVQAGLEVLNDHPRPGLQALMRASNQRGRITPTTISFKIAPKINAVGRLSDPRIGARLLLSHSLNEARPYADKLLQLNSERQTIEREIFHSALRQASEQKHLNAIILFDENWHPGVMGNIATKISRQFQKTTLALTRNQGELLGGSARSLDGFDVRSVLENCSDVLERFGGHQAAAGLSLMAKNMEAFCEQFQYLMGGKELEKQIGENFLEIETWINEEDLTPQLASDLVRLAPFGTNNPEPVIGIRQAKPHSISLFGNNHLKFNLINDDQQYEVVAWDSSDWYPHLGGNFDMVVSPQIISRFNQNALQFRVLDLRPVP
- the ccsA gene encoding cytochrome c biogenesis protein CcsA, with translation MIIRLWWWEAFWPTMFISDVLSFVAWLSIGGLIWFHAPISKLIQVEILPIFAVLILILSISIAQGGIPALALSNQEPWIYQTALLTHIISTIGGYTFFSLACLASSLFVYQNYRLKTKLEGVLRLRMPALGTLEKTSYVAIKWGFLLLSIGVVLGVMLSKSILIGETSWRLLLSVGVWFVYAMFLLDYHLQSIRSRLSPYWPIIGFALILTAVLVEAYHLSRPGILQN